A stretch of DNA from Actinomycetota bacterium:
AGAGCCGGGGACACGATCACGGCCGTCGACGGCAATCTGGTCACGCAGTGGATGGAATTCTCGGAAACCATCGCCGACACTGAGCCCGGCACGGAACTAGCGGTGACCTACGAGCGCAACGGTGAGCCCACGACCGTCGATATCACACTGGTCGAGTCGCCCGATACGGGTGGCGGGTTCCTTGGCGTTGCGGCCGATATCAAGCACGTGGAACTCACGGCGCCCGAGGCGCTGCTTGAGTCGTTCAAGTGGACCGGAAAGGTATTCGTCGCCATCGGTGACTTCTTCCGGCCTGCGACTTTCGAGCGTTCGATCAAGGGCGCGCGAAGCATCATCGGCATCAGCGTCGAGGTCGCCGAGGCCGCCAAGAACGGCCCGCTCGATTACGCATGGTGGATTGCGCTGCTGTCGATGGTCCTTGGCGTGATGAACACGCTTCCGATACCGCCACTCGATGGCGGCAAGATCGTGCTTGAGATCGTAGAGAAGCTCGTGGGCAAGCCGCTTGACCGCCGCGTGACTTTGGGACTTTCGCTCGCAGGCGCCCTCGTGCTGTTCACCTTCATCGGCTACGTCATGTACGCTGACGTCATGCGCTATTTCGTCAACGCGTAGCGCTCGTTCGGCGGAGGGGGAACACGTGATACCGCGTCGCGAGGCACGCCCGGTCATGGTCGGTTCGGTCGCCATAGGCGGTGGAGCACCCATCTCGGTGCAGTCGATGACCAACACCGACACCCGCGACGCGCACGCCACGCTCGCCCAAATCGCGCGGCTGGCCCAGGCGGGCTGCGAGATCGTTCGCGTCGCCATCCCGCACGCCGACGCACTTCCCGGCTTCGAGGCCATCTGCGCCGCGTCGCCTCTGCCCGTGGTCGCCGACATCCACTTCGACCACCGTCTGGCGATCGAGGCAGCTGGCCGAGGAGCCGCCAAGCTCCGTATCAACCCCGGCAACATCGGCGCCACCGACCGCGTCGACGCCGTCATCGACGCGGCAGGCCAGGCCGGCATCCCGATCCGCATCGGCGTGAACGCCGGCTCGCTTGCCGAGGAGTACGGCGACCTCGACTGGCCGCTTGCCGAGAAGCTCGCCGCGAGCGCAGTCGCATTCTGCGCGCACTTCGAGTCGCGCGGCTTTGCCGACATCGTCGTCTCCGCGAAGGCGTCCAGCGTTGGCGCCACCGTCGATGCCTACCGAAGACTCGCAGACGAGCTGCCGTATCCGCTCCACATCGGGGTGACCGAAGCCGGGACGCTTGTCGCCGGCACCGTGAAGTCGAGCGTGGGCCTTGGCATCCTGCTCGACGAGGGCATCGGCGACACGCTGCGCGTCTCGCTCACAGCCGACCCTGCCGAGGAGGTCCGCGTGGGTTGGGAGATCCTTGCCGCGCTCGACATCCGCAGGCGTACGCCCGAGCTCGTGAGCTGCCCGACCTGCGGGCGTTGCGAGGTCGACCTCATCCCGATAGCCACCGAGATCGAGCAACGGCTCGCCGCGCGGCGCACGCCGATCAAGGTCGCCGTGATGGGCTGCGTAGTGAACGGACCGGGAGAGGCTCGCGAGGCCGACATCGGCGTGGCCGCCGGAAAGGGCGTCGGGCTGCTCTTCGCCCATGGAGAGCCACTACGCAAGGTTCCCGAGTCAGAGATCGTCGAGGCGCTCATGGAAGAGATCGACCGCTTCGAATCTCACACTTCGTAAGACTCGCTGGCCAAAGCGGGGTATGCTGCGTGTGGAATCACTCCGCGTCTGCGGATTCGTCCAGGGACAAGAGGAGGACACATGACGGAACAGAGGGTCCGGGTTGCAATCGTTGGTGGGGGCAGGACCGGAATGCCGCTGCTGCAGGACTTCCTGAGCAGGCCGTTCATCGAGGTAGTCGGTCTGGCGGACACAGACCCGAACAGCCCCGGCGCGGTTCTCGCAGTCGAGCGCGATGTTCCGTTCGTGGAAGATGCGACCGTCTTCGCCGAGCGTGGGGACGAGATCGACCTCATCATCGAGGTTTCCGGCGATCCGGCCGTCAAGCAGCGCCTCAAGGACGCTTTCGTGGAGCGAGACAACCGCACGACCATCATCGTGCACGACCTGACGGCCCGCCTCATCATCAGCCTCGCGGCGGACAGCCAGGAGCTGCTGCACAGTTACCACCCCGCAGACCGCGGCATCGGGTAGACTGTCCGGCAGAACCCTTTCGCACGCGCAGGCCGTGCCTTCAACAGGGCGCGGCCTGTTTCATCGATTCGCCAAGGAGAGAACTGACGCATGAGAGTCGCGCTGCGCATGAGCAAGCTGCACGTCCCGACACTCAAGGAAGTCCCGGCAGAGGCCGAGGTCTCCTCCCACCGGCTGCTGCTGCGCGCCGGAATGCTACGCAAGGTCGCCGCAGGCATCTACACCTTCCTGCCGCTTGGGTGGCGCGCCCTTCACAAGGTCGAGCAGATCGTGCGCGAAGAGATGAACGCGATCGGTTCACAGGAGATGATGATGCCAGCGGTCCAGCCCGCCGAGCTGTGGCACGAGTCCGGCCGCTGGGCCGACTACGGCCCCGAGCTGATGCGCCTGACCGACCGTCACGGCCGCGAGTTCTGCCTTGGTCCCACACACGAAGAGATCATCACCGCGACCGTGCGCAACGAGGTCCGCTCCTACCGCCAGCTGCCGCTTTCGCTCTACCAGATCCAGGTGAAGTTCCGCGACGAGGTCCGGCCCCGGTTCGGGCTGCTCCGCGGCCGCGAGTTCATCATGAAGGACGCGTACAGCTTCCATGCGACCCAGGAGTCTCTGCAGGAACACTACGACGCGCAGGCGCACGCCTACGGGCGCATCTGCGAGCGCCTGGGGCTGGAGTACCGCCCCGTGCAGGCAGAATCCGGACAGATCGGCGGCAAGGTCACGACCGAGTTCATGGCGCTTGCCGAGAACGGCGAGGCCGCGCTTGTGTACTGCGAGTGCGGGTGGGCCGCCAACGTCGAGGCCGCCGAGACGGTCGTGCCGAGGCACCCCGCGGTCACCGAGCCCGTTGAGATGCAGAAAGTGCACACGCCCGACATCCGCACGATTGCGGATCTCTCGGAGTTCCTTGGCCTGGCGGAGCACGACACCGTCAAGACGATGGCCGGCAAGACCGAGGACGGCACGCTCGTGTTCTTCTGCGTGCCCGGCGACCGGGAGCTCAATCCGATCAAGGCCGGCTGGGCGATTTCCGGCGTCGAACTGCTGGCCGAGGAGGACTTCGAGAAGTACGGAATCCCCAAAGGCTCGCTCGGACCTGTCGGGCCGGTCGCGAGGACGATCGTGGTGGCCGACAAGTCACTTGAGAACCACGTGTCCTGGGGCATCGGCGCCAACGAGAACGACTACCACTTCGTCGGGGCTATGCCAGGGCGAGACTTCGAGGTCGGCAAGTGGGAGGACCTCGTGGTGGCGCAGCCCGGCGACGGCTGTCCCGAGTGCGGCGGCGTGCTTATAGGCGCGCGCGGCATCGAAGTGAGCCAGGTGTTCCAGCTCGGAACGAAGTACTCCGAGTCGATGGGTGCGACCTTCACCGACGAGGACGGCACCGAGAAGCCGTTCCTCATGGGCTGCTACGGCGTGGGCGTGTCTCGCTCGCTAGCTGCCGTTATCGAGCAGCACAACGACGAATCGGGCATTACTTGGCCGATGAGCGTCGCTCCGCTTGAAGTCACGGTCATCCCGCTTGCGGTGGGGGACGATGAGGTCTACCCGGTCGCGGAGCGAATCTGGAACCAACTTGCCGATGCGGGCGTGGAGGTCGTAATCGACGACCGCGACGAGCGCCCCGGCGTCAAATTCGCCGACAACGAGCTCGTTGGGTTCCCACTTCAGATTGTGGTGGGGAAGAAGGGGCTCGCAAACGGCATCGTGGAGCTCAAGAACCGCGCGACGGGGGAGCGGGGCGAGGTGCCACTGGAGGAGGCTGCCGCGGCGGTCGCGAAGCTCGTGAAGGCCGAGCGGGCGATGTTTGCGCACTAGAGAGGCGTGCGCGGAACCCGTGCGTGCACAGGGATTATGCAGACTGTGTAAGAACCGAGAGCGAGTCCCGGGACTGTATGTTCCCGTCCGTTGCACAGGATTACACTGCAACCAGAGCTGCACACGTGGCTTACACAGTCTGCTCAATCAAGGGTTCGACAAACAGGCATCTAGCAGGGAGGGCGAGGATGCGCGACAGACCGTCCGTTGCGCTGGCGGCATGCATCCTGCTGCTGATGACAGTCATCATGTCGAGCGCTTGTGCTCGTGCCACCGAGGTGGATACGCCGGACCCTGCAGAGACGCCGCAGGCCGCAGAGTCAGAGCAAGATTCCGGCGACACGAT
This window harbors:
- a CDS encoding proline--tRNA ligase, translated to MRVALRMSKLHVPTLKEVPAEAEVSSHRLLLRAGMLRKVAAGIYTFLPLGWRALHKVEQIVREEMNAIGSQEMMMPAVQPAELWHESGRWADYGPELMRLTDRHGREFCLGPTHEEIITATVRNEVRSYRQLPLSLYQIQVKFRDEVRPRFGLLRGREFIMKDAYSFHATQESLQEHYDAQAHAYGRICERLGLEYRPVQAESGQIGGKVTTEFMALAENGEAALVYCECGWAANVEAAETVVPRHPAVTEPVEMQKVHTPDIRTIADLSEFLGLAEHDTVKTMAGKTEDGTLVFFCVPGDRELNPIKAGWAISGVELLAEEDFEKYGIPKGSLGPVGPVARTIVVADKSLENHVSWGIGANENDYHFVGAMPGRDFEVGKWEDLVVAQPGDGCPECGGVLIGARGIEVSQVFQLGTKYSESMGATFTDEDGTEKPFLMGCYGVGVSRSLAAVIEQHNDESGITWPMSVAPLEVTVIPLAVGDDEVYPVAERIWNQLADAGVEVVIDDRDERPGVKFADNELVGFPLQIVVGKKGLANGIVELKNRATGERGEVPLEEAAAAVAKLVKAERAMFAH
- the ispG gene encoding flavodoxin-dependent (E)-4-hydroxy-3-methylbut-2-enyl-diphosphate synthase; translation: MIPRREARPVMVGSVAIGGGAPISVQSMTNTDTRDAHATLAQIARLAQAGCEIVRVAIPHADALPGFEAICAASPLPVVADIHFDHRLAIEAAGRGAAKLRINPGNIGATDRVDAVIDAAGQAGIPIRIGVNAGSLAEEYGDLDWPLAEKLAASAVAFCAHFESRGFADIVVSAKASSVGATVDAYRRLADELPYPLHIGVTEAGTLVAGTVKSSVGLGILLDEGIGDTLRVSLTADPAEEVRVGWEILAALDIRRRTPELVSCPTCGRCEVDLIPIATEIEQRLAARRTPIKVAVMGCVVNGPGEAREADIGVAAGKGVGLLFAHGEPLRKVPESEIVEALMEEIDRFESHTS